CGGTGGGCCCGGTGCGTCGGCACGCAGCGTGCTCAGCGAGGACGCCACTCCGATCGACCACGGATACACGGTGCTTCAGCCCGGCCAGTGGGCTTCCATCGAGACGGCGGGTGCGGGCGGGTACGGCGATCCCGCCATCCGTCCCGTGGACGCCGTCGAGGCCGATGTCAAGGACGGACGTGTCTCGGAGGAGACTGCGCGGCGCTATCGGGCCTGAGCCGGAGGAGCGACCGACTCGCGCGTGATCAGCTCTGGTTCGAGCAGGTGCACGACCGGCTCGGTGGCGGCGCCGCGGATGATGCCGACCAGCACCGTGGCCGCCGTGGCTCCCAGATGCTGCTGGGGCTGCTCCACGACCGAGACCGTCGGCTGGACCATGGTGGTCCAGTCCTGGTCGTCGAAGCCGATGAACGAGAGCTGATCCGGGATGCTGACACCGCGCGCGCGGATGCCTCGATACGCACCCGAGCTGAGCACGGCATCGGTGGCGTGCAGGGCGGTGGCACCGGTGTCGCGGGCGAGGAAGTCCTCGACGGCCCGCTGCGCATCCTGTGTGGTGTAGCCGGATCGCAGGATCAGGTCGTCGTCGACCTCCAGGCCGGCCTCGCGGAGCGCCCGAAGGTAGCCGATGAACCGCTGTGCGGAGGGGCGCAGCGGGGATCGGACGTAGGGATCGCCGACCCGCCCGCTGAGATCGTCCAGGACGGCGCGCTCCCGCGTGACCTCCGTCAGCAGGCCGATCCTTCGGTGGCCGAGCTCGATCAGCGAGCGCACCGCGCGTTCCGTGGCGGCGACATGGTCGACGGACACCAGGGGAAGGCTCTCCAGGCCCGGCATCCGGCGGTCGAGCAGGACGATCGGGAGTTCCTCGGCCTGCAGGCGGATGATGGCGGCCGGGTCCTCCTGGAAGACCGGTGCGATCGCGATGCCGTCGACCCGCTGCTCGGCGAGCAGTTCGAGGGATCGCGCCTCGACGTCGGCGTCGTTGTCGGTGTTGCTCACCAGGACCTCGACGCCGGCTGCACGCGCAGTGTCGGCGAGACCGCGCAGCACGGCGGAGAAGAACGGGATCGCGACATCGGGAACCACGATGCCGATCGTGTTCGTCGCGCCGGACTTCATCGCACGGGCGAGCTGGTTCGGCCGATATCCCAGGCGGTGGGCGGCTTCGAGAACCTTCGTGCGCATCGTCTCGCTGGTGGATCCTCGCCGTGCCAGCACTCGTGCGGCAGCCGATTTCGACACCCCCGCTTCCTGCGCGACGTCGATGATGGTCACTGCCTCGTGCACCATTGGGCCTCCCTGTCCAGTCGATCGCATCGTAGCGAAGCATGGGAGCCGCTTCGGTCGAGGATCGCCTGCCGCAAATCATCTCAGATGTTGTTGACATCGTTCCCAATGTGCGCAAGAGTGTCTGAAGACGCACTGAGGGAACGTTCCCATTCTGTACAGGGCGTGATCTCCGCAGAGTAGCGAAAGCCCTGAAGGTCTCTGCGACAGGAGGTCGGCCTCAGCCCATTGCCGGGCGAGGATCAGATGATACGACGAGGAGGTTCAAGGAAGAACATGGACGAAGCGGCGAAGACAGCGAACGTGATGCAATTCCCGATGACGTCGCCCGCCCGCCCGACACACCGGCATCCGCTGCCGAACAGGCACCCTCTCGTATCCCAGCCCTCCGGGCATTGAAGAAACGGTTTTCCACCATGATCGGTTTCCCTGCGCCGCACAAGAACCGCGTCTCGCGTCGAGTCACACGAGGCGCCGTGCTCGCCGTATCCGCTGCACTCACCATGACTCTGGCCCTGGCCGGCTGCTCGCCGAAGAACTCCGGCGATTCCTCCGACGGATCGTCCGGCGACGCCGGCGCCACCCTGTCGTTCGGCCTCTCCTCCGAGCCCGCCGGATTCAAGACCGGTGTCGATCAGGGCTCCGCCGCGCGCGAGATCATCACCCTGGTCCGCCGTGGACTGCTCACCTACGACGGCGAGGGGAAGGTCGTACCCGCGCTGGCCTCGGACTACACCGTCTCCGACGACGGTCTGACCTACACCTTCACGCTGCGCTCGGGCCTGAAGTTCTCCAACGGCGACAGCCTGACGTCAGCCGACGTGAAGCGCACGTTCGAGTACCTCGCCGTCGATGAGAACGGTGCCGCGGCTGCGGCCGCCTTCGCGAACATCGCGACGATCGACACCCCGGATGACGCGACGGTCGTCCTCACGCTGTCCCAGCCGCAGACCGCGTTCCCGCAGGTTCTCGCAGACCCGCTGTCCGCGATCGTGCCCGAAGATGCGGTCGACGCCGATGGCGTGCCGATCGGCGACGGCCCGTTCAAGATCGTCGACTACCGCAAGGGGTCTCCTACACGCTGGAGGCCAATCCCGACTACTTCGATGCCGACTCGGTCAAGCTCGGCGGCATCGACGTGACGTTCATGGCCGACGCGCAGACGCGGGTCAAGGCGCTCATGAGCGGACAGGTCCAGTTCATCGATTACGTGGCGGCCGCGGACTTCAAGACGCTTGAGAGCGCAAAGGGCATCACGCTCAAGACGGCTCCCGGCCTGTACGGCGCGGTGCAGTTCAACCTCACCCGCGGCGCGCTCGCCGTGCCGGAGGTGCGCCAGGCCATCGCGTACGCGATCGACCTCAAGGCCTACAGCCAGGCTGGAACCCTCGGATACGGCGAGCCGACCGGCGGACTGCCGATCGCGCCCACCAGCCCGTACTACGACAAGGAACAGGCGGGGCACTTCGCGCTGAACGTCGACAAGGCCAAGCAGCTCCTCGCCGAAGCCGGCTACGCCGAGGGCGTCAAGCTCACGCTGCTCACCAACTCGCAGTACTTCGGGTACAGCGAGCGCGCTCAGGTTGTCAAGAGCGACCTCGAGGCCATCGGCATCACGGTCGACATCGAGAGCGGCGACTATGCGAACCAGATCGCGAAGGGCAACTCGGGAGACTACGATCTGATGATCGGCGGACCGTCTGCGGCGCTGAACGACCCGTCGGCGATCACGGCCGCCTTCATCGGCGGTCCGACGTTCGTGCGATCGGTCGGAATCGACCAGAGCCTGTACGCCGACCTGCTTGAAGAGGGCGCCAAGACCGCGGACGGGCCCGAGCGCGAGGCGATCTACAAGGAGATCGGCGAGATCTACCTGAAGGATGTTCCGTTCGTCACCACGGGCACGGGCGTCTCGGCATACGCCTACACCGACAAGCTGAAGGGCTTCCAGATGCTCAGCGGTGCGATCGTGTACTCGTCGCTGTACAACCTGGCAACCGCCGAGCTCTCCGAGTAGCAGTCCACGTGACGGCATCCATCACCCACCGAGGAGGTTCACGGTGACCCGATATGTACTCATTCGCCTCGGAATGGGTGTCGTCACAGTCTGGGGCGTCATCACCGCAGTGTTCCTCGCGCTGCACGCCGTACCCGGCGGTCCGGCGGCCGTGATGCTCCAGGGAGGCGCCGGCGGCGGGGACGTGAACCCCGCCGCCGTCGCCGCCCTCGAGCGCGAACTCGGTCTCGACCGGCCGCTGCTCGTTCAGTACGGCAGCTACTTGCTCGACATACTGCGCGGAGATCTCGGCACGTCCATCAAGTACTCCTCACCCGTCGGTGAGATCATCGC
Above is a window of Microbacterium suwonense DNA encoding:
- a CDS encoding LacI family DNA-binding transcriptional regulator, which codes for MVHEAVTIIDVAQEAGVSKSAAARVLARRGSTSETMRTKVLEAAHRLGYRPNQLARAMKSGATNTIGIVVPDVAIPFFSAVLRGLADTARAAGVEVLVSNTDNDADVEARSLELLAEQRVDGIAIAPVFQEDPAAIIRLQAEELPIVLLDRRMPGLESLPLVSVDHVAATERAVRSLIELGHRRIGLLTEVTRERAVLDDLSGRVGDPYVRSPLRPSAQRFIGYLRALREAGLEVDDDLILRSGYTTQDAQRAVEDFLARDTGATALHATDAVLSSGAYRGIRARGVSIPDQLSFIGFDDQDWTTMVQPTVSVVEQPQQHLGATAATVLVGIIRGAATEPVVHLLEPELITRESVAPPAQAR